One window from the genome of Pelodictyon luteolum DSM 273 encodes:
- a CDS encoding TorD/DmsD family molecular chaperone, producing MNNAGDPRDPRQQALTYRFFSRSFAYPNEAFIKELKTSLEELKDAPDVFGEMLAAFACEGIEAMQGEYTRLFLNGYPTTPCVPYESVYREKRMLGDASIGVQAAYSEWEMTVAPGLIDHIATEFEFLAFLSSAESMGGTLAEDARKASETFMKEHLCRWMPRLAADLDKAATMEPYRLLARALQTIRCPA from the coding sequence ATGAACAATGCAGGCGATCCACGAGATCCACGCCAACAGGCCCTCACCTACCGCTTTTTCAGCCGCTCGTTCGCCTATCCGAACGAGGCCTTCATCAAGGAGCTCAAAACATCTCTGGAAGAACTGAAGGACGCCCCCGATGTGTTCGGCGAAATGCTCGCAGCGTTTGCATGTGAAGGAATCGAAGCGATGCAGGGAGAGTACACCCGCCTGTTCCTGAACGGCTACCCCACCACGCCCTGCGTCCCCTATGAATCGGTCTATCGCGAGAAACGAATGCTCGGAGATGCCTCGATCGGTGTACAGGCCGCATACAGTGAGTGGGAGATGACTGTGGCGCCGGGCCTCATCGACCACATCGCCACCGAGTTCGAGTTTCTCGCTTTCCTCTCCTCAGCAGAGTCCATGGGCGGCACCCTCGCAGAAGATGCCCGTAAAGCCTCGGAAACGTTCATGAAGGAGCACCTCTGCCGCTGGATGCCGCGCCTTGCGGCAGATCTCGACAAGGCCGCCACCATGGAACCCTACCGCCTGCTGGCCAGAGCTCTACAGACCATCCGCTGCCCCGCCTGA